One Thermodesulfovibrionales bacterium genomic region harbors:
- a CDS encoding nitroreductase family protein has protein sequence MEGNRIVIDQDLCDGCGLCVTVCPTGTISLVGGKAAVSEAESLSCGHCEAVCPHEAIRVAAIDEEMSRYATFVADHRWLPPGSYSTSALVRLMASRRSCRCFTDQPVDRVMLEDLMKIGITAPSGTNSQSWTFTILPTRKAVASLAGQIALFFARLNTRAEKTMLRLFLKLMGRGELDAYYRCYYRKVKEALEEWHGSGRDRLFHDSTAAILVGSRAGASCPAEDALLATQNILLAAHSMGLGSCLIGYAVAAMKHNPSIRRSIGIPSEEEIHAVIALGHPGEVYQRVAGRKKVTPRYFEG, from the coding sequence ATGGAAGGCAACAGGATAGTAATTGATCAAGATCTTTGCGACGGGTGCGGGTTATGCGTAACCGTTTGCCCGACAGGAACGATTTCACTCGTGGGGGGGAAGGCGGCTGTCTCGGAAGCAGAATCGCTCTCCTGCGGACATTGCGAGGCAGTCTGTCCTCATGAGGCGATCCGCGTCGCCGCGATCGATGAAGAGATGTCTCGGTATGCCACGTTCGTCGCGGATCACCGGTGGCTTCCTCCCGGAAGCTATAGCACGTCCGCTTTGGTGCGGCTCATGGCCTCGCGCCGGTCCTGCCGCTGCTTCACCGACCAGCCCGTAGACCGGGTCATGCTCGAAGACCTCATGAAGATCGGTATCACTGCGCCTTCCGGAACGAACAGTCAGTCCTGGACCTTCACCATTTTGCCGACGAGGAAAGCGGTGGCATCCCTCGCAGGGCAGATCGCGTTATTTTTCGCGAGGCTAAACACAAGAGCGGAGAAGACTATGCTCCGTTTGTTCCTCAAACTGATGGGCAGGGGAGAACTCGATGCCTATTACCGTTGCTATTACCGGAAGGTTAAGGAGGCCCTTGAAGAGTGGCATGGGTCGGGCAGAGACCGGCTCTTTCATGACAGCACGGCTGCGATTCTTGTCGGATCTAGAGCGGGCGCGAGTTGTCCTGCCGAGGATGCCTTGCTCGCGACACAAAATATCCTGCTTGCTGCCCACAGCATGGGACTCGGCTCCTGCCTCATCGGATATGCCGTTGCAGCCATGAAGCATAATCCTTCGATCCGGCGGTCTATCGGAATTCCGTCGGAGGAGGAAATTCATGCGGTCATCGCCCTCGGACATCCCGGCGAAGTCTATCAGCGTGTTGCCGGACGCAAGAAAGTGACACCGCGGTATTTCGAGGGATAG